TTACTCGATAGCTCAGACTTTTCCCACTGACCGGAGCATCTTCTGTTTCAGTCTGCTCTAAGCCTAGACAGCTGTTCTACATGCCAGCTTACACAATACACAGTACTTTATCTCTGGCTCTGCCAAAACCACTTATAAAGCGAGAAAATCTGCACGGCTCCCAGACTAGACTGGAGGACATGCAGACATACCGGGTGTTTCACGGAGTAGTTGATTATCAAGTAGTCATTGCCAAGAGGAAGCCATGAACGCATGGTGACAAAATCCCTGTTCTTCAGTGGACTCGGGCATTTCCCTTCAAACAGAAACGACATGATTTAATGTTATATTGAATTTGAGTAAGATGACGTGTGCCTCTAGAATGACCCTTTAAAACAAATTAGATAGACATATGTATTATAGATACACTAAAACCAACATTATATCATGATTATATCTGATGtatacaacaattttttttaaaaaacactgtcTATAGCTAATTATGCCAGTATATCTCATGCTGTGTGGTACATGTTCATGATTCATAATTCAGATTACTCATTATTCacatatttattatgtattatttttcacAAAGCTTTACTGAAATGATGTAGAGCTAGGCGATTCTAACTCTAGcacaattttatatttatctgCCTTTGGAAGGTGTACGAACAAAGCACAAATGAGTTATAGCGAGCACTCCCAAGAAGACCAGCCATTAAACTGTCTGTTAGTACATTTACAACTGAATTACACAATTATGTGTTACTGCAAACCCTGCAGCGTGTTCCAAGTGCATAATTTGTATTCCTTTCCTTCAAGGCCAGGATGATATGTTAAACTAAGTTATGAATGTTTTAGTGATCCACTGAGCAGGCAAATACAGAAGAGGAGTACACAGAGGAGCAAAAAGGAAAGCAAATACTGTGGTGACTCACAGGAGTAATAGCCGACATCTGCATTGACTGTCAGTCTTGCAATATCAAATGTGTCGATCATGTTGGTGTCCCATTTCTTTCGGTAGCTTGTGTCATGCAAGACATCATACAGTGTTTCTGCACTGACATCCTTGCACACAATACTCATCtagaaaggaaagagaaaaaaaagagtaaaaaaaaaaaaaaaaagtttgctttcAGAGATTTTCACAAAGAACTTTCTatatttgctgtttgttttttttgtccaagTGTTGAATATGAGCCATACATCTGTAGTGGTTAACAAATCATTCCAACAAATTGCAGCTTCAAATGACCTGTGTTACAGGTATTAACACAGTTACAGCATGAACTAGTTATGTCAAGGGATAAGACCTTGAATATGCTAACATATAGCTGTTTTGAGAGTATTCATGTCTCATGGCTAATTTGTGCCAGGTGAAACTCACCTCTATTATTGCTTAACTCAGTTTCTGAAGGTCTGTCAGTCATGTAAGACTTTGGGAGCATTGAGTGCAATGTGATCAGATATTTTATGGGCCTGGAAGGCAAGTAATCATGTAACCCAATCGACTCTACCCCTAACATCAGGTAAATAATTCATTCAACACCCCCTCTCGAACCCTAATGTGAGCAGGCCCTCCACATTTCCATTGGCTTCCACAACAAGCTCTATTTGCTCTCAATGAATGAAATGTCGTCAAAGCCTTCAGCACTTCAATTATTCATAGTGAAGAGCACTTCAGTGCTCCGGAAAGTCGAATCAATTATTAAGAGGGATCTATCATCTTTtaatttttccttctctttttagctgtactgtCACTCCAGTCGAGAACCGCCACATTTCCTGTGACTCTCCCAGCGCAGACTCCCAACAACAGAGAGGTCAGCAGCCATGCAAGTCCAAAAAAAGTCTGACTCAGTTAAACCAGCAGGAGGGAATCAGGTTTCCTCATTTGAGCCTGCCGTTACCACGGTTTTCCACTCTTAATTTTTCAGCATGTCTCATGGCCTGGCTCTGCGAGATGAGCCTTTCATCTGTGATAATGTGGCACAAGCTAAATCAGTCAAGCCTGACCTGTTTGCATATGTACGCACTGAACTTTGTTCTGCCATTTTTAATGGACCATGAGcatgcttgtgtttgtttgtctatGATTCTTTCAGCAAGGAAACCATTTTGGATCACTGCTGAGGAAATATAAAGTCCCAAAGCAGAACGAGAGGACATACAAAAAGGCTAATGATAGTGTGTCTGACAATCCCATTATCTCACTTGACAATCTGATTAACTTTCCATCTTATCATTCTGACACAGGATACAGTTCTTATCCTGGAGTGCCAAAAACAGCCTTTTTGTGCTTGCATCAGATGAATTGTAAGGTCtttccacacacaaaaaaagattgtgatCTTTGTTTTATGATACAATTAGGGTATGCAAATAATTTCAGCTCTTTTAAAATatcatattaaattgtttttaacaTTGCAGGGGAAAATAAACATGCTCTCATTACATGTAGATTTAAGCCATTATCACTTATATTGTTGATATCTCTTTGTATCTCAAGCAAACCACTTATTCAGTTCGGTGCTTACCTACAAAGGTATTCTTATGAAGTTTCTTGTATAGGAACACCGGTCAATGTCTTGCCACTAATCATAGTCAATCAGAACTCAAACATTTACTGTTTTATCCATAGTCTTGAAGACGTGATGCCTAATTGGTCCCTTCAGGAATCAGCTCCTGCATGTCTTAATACATGCAACTAAACAGCCAAGTACTCATTTAAAGAGTTAAGTGTTGAAATCATTGCATCCCTATTTGATTAGAAGTATGGAAATGGTATGGTATGGAAACAAGAGGCTTAGGTTAATTACAGCCTGGGAACTATGGTTGTTCCTTTTTCTCAGTAGATGTCACGATGCTTATTTAGAAACAATGGGGGAAATTACCTGTGAATAGGCATGATTAAACATATTTTGTAGTGCACTGAACTACGGTGGTACGTGATGATGTGTGAAGCTTGCTAAAATGAACAGTTTTCTGTTATCTGAATACTGCAGAAAGAGTTAGGGTTAGGACTTATAAGATAATGAGGTGACTACTAGTAAGTACATGCTTACAAAGCCCAAACCAGTCATTTGCTTTATAGTTAAATTCACCTTATTTCacaaatgcttttttaaaagtGATTTGATTTACATGAGGTTCGACTAACATAAGAACCACAATAACAGCTTGTACCAGAGTAAGGTTTTAGTTTATTGACTTTCCATGTCCATCACCCTTCCTACTGAAAACAAAAATGGTAAGCAATAAAGGTTATATTGTAAATGATAAAaagctatatttaaaaaaaaaacaaaaaaaaacaaaacaaaacactgtagCCTATTTCTGCTCTTGCTAATCTACCTCATCTGTAATAATGCTACATATTAACTACATAAATCCTCTAACTAACGTGTTCAAACAGTGAGCATGCTATATGTGGAGCACTGTTTTGTTcagtatactgtatagtatattgCGTATCTGTTATATAGGCTGGTGACTCCGCAATGCAGCGCATGTAGGTTACCCAGAAGCCCCTGCGCAGCACTTGCCTTAAGTTTTTGCACTGTTTTGGTCTCCTCGTCTCGGCACCACACCGACACCCCAGCCTTGTTGTAGCGCTGTATCCAGCCCTCCTCGCTTTCGCACTGCTCCTTGAAAGACGCGAAATCTGCGTCGTCCGGAATCTGCACCGGCATCCTGCCTTAAACACTACCGCTTCTCCGGCCGAACGACAGAATAAACCGGAAACAGCACTTTCATAAAGGCCCCGTCTGTTAGCACGCCTGCCGTGGGTAGGCTAATAAATGAAGCTCCTGGTTAACTCCTTGCTGCTTCCGCACGAGTCGAGAGGTATCAAAATGACTCGTTTCAAGCTGCTTCATTTAACGCTGAGAGGAAGCCCCAGCAGGTGTGTTAACACGGAGCAGGTGCACTCCAGCATCCGCGCGCTTCTCAATACAAGCGGGCGGCGTTTTAAAGGGGCGGCATCGCGTTACCCTTGAGCCCACTCTTTTCACGTGGGACAGCCTTTATGGACTCATTTATTCAGACCTAGTATCACATGTCACGACTGTCAATTCAAAGCCATTTCTCTTGcgtgaatgtttttgtttcgcTTCAGCGCGGATCTGTCCGTTTAAAAGTCTCAATGTGTGCTCAATGTGCCAGATATGTACAAGGTGTGACGTACAGGTGCAATCAAAATGGTTCAAATTATTcgttgcaaatcaggtttattgtcgaaatttacagactttcagctgtttgcaatcaACAAGtcgaacaaaagcaattgaaatagttcaacacaactaatgcttcaagtggtttccccaaattcaacggAACAAGCATTCGTTGTGCGATGGggttgcaatgggggttgaataagtTTGATTGAAACTGTAATTTCTGCCCACAATGCCTCTTTAAATACTGGATTTGTACCTTTTCACTACAGTAGTGTCATGCCTAAACaacgaaaaaaaacaacaaaaaaatcttaatcctccctgctgaaaaaaatccaatagaaaccaccacagaaattctaatggtttctacttcaaatactattacaaaccatcagctaaccattaaaaccattattggtccttaatggtatccactagacataacatgacaccaatagaaggcaacaaattaccagagACCCACAGGAAtcattagagtttccattaaaaacaatacaatttgcATTATAGCCATTAAAGATcctatgagggttttttttgttttgttttaggggtttttttcagcagggctaTAAAGTGACAAAGTCAGACACCAGGTTTTGTATTTCGCATTACCAAGGAAATGCATGTTCTTTCCTGGATCAAAATTAGGGGCTTGGGTtcatattttacaaaataagTATGTAAAGACAAATTGTATATATtcagattactgtctgtgtagagtttggCATGTTCACCCtctgtccatgtgggtttcctctgggctcTCTTGTGCCTTCCCTCCTTGCAAAAAGTATaccgaccaagtattgagtgcataaatgaacatacttttaagaaggttgacatttctgtattataaattctttattaaaattttttgagatactggatttttgatttccatgagctgtaagccttaatcatcaagattaaaacaaaaaaggcttgaaatattaaactttatgtataatgaatctagaatatatgaaagttccactttgtGAATTAAAAATTATGGGaacaaatgaacttttccacgatattctaattttttgagatgcacctataTATGAGCTTCTTAGACATCCCATTCTAAAATCATAGACATTAATGTGAAGTTGCCCCCACACCACCCCTTTTTGCTCAGTATTTACATTCCAGTTCACCCCAAAGGTGGTCActgtggttgaggtcagggctctgtgcagggctctgtgcaggccactgtAGTTCTTCCAGACTAAACTcgtcaaaccatgtctttatggagctcaATTTGTGCACAGTCATGCTGGAATAGGAAAGGGCCTTCCCCAAACCATTGCCACAGAGTTCTATGCATCCAAttgtctaaaatgtttttgtatgctgtagcattaacatCACCCTTCAATGGAACGAAGGGGCCCAACCTCAAAccctgaaaaacagccccagaccatTATCCCTCCTCCACTAAACTTTACTGTTACATTCTGATAGGTAGTGTATTCTGGCATTTGCCAAACCCATATTTCTCCATCAGGCTGCCAAATAGTGAAGTGTGATACATCACTCCAGAAAACACATTTCGTCTGCCCCTAATATGTCCGGTGGTGGTGTGCTTTACACCACTCCAGCCAACGCTTGGTATTCTGCATAGTGATCTTAGGTTTGTGTGCAGCTGCATGGCCACAGAAACCCATCTAATAAAACTCCTGACACAGTTCATGTGCTAATGCTTCTTCCAGAGGCAGGTTGGGTCTACTGTATATTGTGAGTGATGCAACAGAGGATAAGCGATTTTTGAGCTCTACGCACTTCAGCACTCAACAGCCCCACTCTATGAGTTTACATAGTGTATGACTTCATGACTGAGCTGTTGCTCCTAGATGCTTCCATTTCACAATAACAGCACTTATTTAC
The window above is part of the Ictalurus punctatus breed USDA103 chromosome 8, Coco_2.0, whole genome shotgun sequence genome. Proteins encoded here:
- the stard15 gene encoding START domain-containing protein 10; protein product: MPVQIPDDADFASFKEQCESEEGWIQRYNKAGVSVWCRDEETKTVQKLKMSIVCKDVSAETLYDVLHDTSYRKKWDTNMIDTFDIARLTVNADVGYYSWKCPSPLKNRDFVTMRSWLPLGNDYLIINYSVKHPQYPPKKDYVRAVSLLTGYLIQSNGANCCTLYYLTQVDPKGSLPKWVVNRVSQFVGPKAMRKIYKACLKYPEWKRKHDPNLKPWMFPEQNTLPCMSASELTVQRADSLENIDESGLNEDKIQHHSEDEET